Below is a window of Populus alba chromosome 2, ASM523922v2, whole genome shotgun sequence DNA.
CGGGGGTATCCTCGGAGATCCTGCAGGTGGGCACTCGTCCCTCACATTGATCCAGCGAACTCCGGAGCAACTTGGTTTACATGCTACTTGCTCGCGAGCTATGTTGGGCAAGAAGTTTACTGCAAATTCTACGAATTTTAATTGCTAAGAATTTCCAGTGACCATATTCAAtgctgtttttttgttttttttttttattgaaaattattgttATCCGGTAAAGGGAGTTCAGGCCACCCATGCCCTGCCCACGGAAGAAGTTTCTTCCAATCCCTGTAAATCTTCATCATTTCATGGTGGTCTTTGAGGGGTCATTTTTAGATGGTAAGCACAAGAATCTTTGGACCAGGGAGCGGCTAGGAATGAAGATCAGAAAAGAACCACCTAGAAAAACGTAGAAAAGAAATCGCACTGGTGTAACAGAAAGGATAAACTTCTAGGAGAAATCAATTTTATCAACAAGATCCAAAACCTACATATTCCTAATTTTCTGAGAGGTTTGACATTATTGTTCCAAGTGTTGTGTGTAACCTGGGTTCATGTTAGGGCCAGCAGTGTCAGGGAACCCCAGGATTAGCCCATCAACATCCACAGGGAGTAAAAGCTTTTGCCACAGGCATCCTGTGGAGAAAAGCTCTTGTGGCTGAACAATCATCGAAATATCATTATTTCTACGCAAAACACCAATCACGGTAACAAAGCTGCCTTCTTGTACGTACCTGCCGAAACAGACAGAAATTTCCAGCTCGTAAGCTTCTGCAAAGCATGCACAAAAGCAACAGAAGACCTAGGTTAATAGATTACCCTTCTTCCAAACGTAGTAGGCGGGCCTCGGCTGACAGGTTTCTTTCTTGCAACCATTTCCTCAAGTGAGAAGATAGGGTTCTGCATTGCCTTGTAGTCACAAGTTTGCTCTCAACAATCAAGGGAACAACTTTACAACCAGAACCAGCTTTTACCATGGCTCTGATACCAGACTTTCGATCAGTTATGTAGAAGTCTGTGGAGAACCTCTGTAAGGTAGAAATTCCAAACAGAACAACatcaaacttccaaaaataaaaacgacTCGCCATGATTTCTAGATTCAAGCACAGCATTAATATGTAACTGAACTAGTGGAAAGAGCCACGGAGCTTTTTTATTGACATACATGccaaaaacatgaaattgattTCATGATGAATTTAACAATAACATGTCGCCTCAAATCCTGACAAATGGATGGTCTATTTCTTAAACCAAGCATcaacatatattatattatacagTCATGCTTGTCCAATTTTAATTGCTGCATGAGCAAGATCCAAAGAAGATGTTAACCTGCTTTTAATACAATAGGCAAGTGTCAAATATCAGACCTATATCAAATACTGTAAGTGACTCATCACCtggataaattaattatctgATCTTAAGATTTCATGTTTTACAAATTGTAATTCATAGTCGAATGATTTATTGAGGAGGGCACTACAAAAATGTAGTGAAATGTTGACTGACAGAAGAGCAGCAACCCTGTGGTCTCTGCATGACCATCAATTTACACTATCAAAGATATCTTGACTGCAAACAGAATTAGGTCAAATTAAATAGTTTGTGAAGCATCAGAGACGGGAAAATCTAGGGGAGAGGCCAGAATCTGGGAAGTTTAAAAAATGCAGAAAttagggaaagaaaagaaaaaaaaaaatgataaagcagGAGAAATTCAACAAGGT
It encodes the following:
- the LOC118063499 gene encoding uncharacterized membrane protein At1g16860 isoform X5, yielding MSFVTKAWNKLNWRRKAAVFWCLRSFPDSDLAAATEGQLVKITGLVSCGSVSLESSYERAARCTYVSTLLYEYGGFGVKPMNANSSCLQWNLKYCERFSTDFYITDRKSGIRAMVKAGSGCKVVPLIVESKLVTTRQCRTLSSHLRKWLQERNLSAEARLLRLEEGYVQEGSFVTVIGVLRRNNDISMIVQPQELFSTGCLWQKLLLPVDVDGLILGFPDTAGPNMNPGYTQHLEQ
- the LOC118063499 gene encoding uncharacterized membrane protein At1g16860 isoform X4, giving the protein MWSGDYQIEVNRSNGNQRICYLFWERGETENVDPRLRATFISIYLNLVSCGSVSLESSYERAARCTYVSTLLYEYGGFGVKPMNANSSCLQWNLKYCERFSTDFYITDRKSGIRAMVKAGSGCKVVPLIVESKLVTTRQCRTLSSHLRKWLQERNLSAEARLLRLEEGYVQEGSFVTVIGVLRRNNDISMIVQPQELFSTGCLWQKLLLPVDVDGLILGFPDTAGPNMNPGYTQHLEQ
- the LOC118063499 gene encoding uncharacterized membrane protein At1g16860 isoform X3, whose protein sequence is MNDLSNTTLREHNSHSCKPIPRLALGISLIGDVKLLSFGVFVLFLILTLLLLLKDSLLRLLGETENVDPRLRATFISIYLNLVSCGSVSLESSYERAARCTYVSTLLYEYGGFGVKPMNANSSCLQWNLKYCERFSTDFYITDRKSGIRAMVKAGSGCKVVPLIVESKLVTTRQCRTLSSHLRKWLQERNLSAEARLLRLEEGYVQEGSFVTVIGVLRRNNDISMIVQPQELFSTGCLWQKLLLPVDVDGLILGFPDTAGPNMNPGYTQHLEQ
- the LOC118063499 gene encoding uncharacterized membrane protein At1g16860 isoform X6; translated protein: MLSVLGAWLVSCGSVSLESSYERAARCTYVSTLLYEYGGFGVKPMNANSSCLQWNLKYCERFSTDFYITDRKSGIRAMVKAGSGCKVVPLIVESKLVTTRQCRTLSSHLRKWLQERNLSAEARLLRLEEGYVQEGSFVTVIGVLRRNNDISMIVQPQELFSTGCLWQKLLLPVDVDGLILGFPDTAGPNMNPGYTQHLEQ
- the LOC118063499 gene encoding uncharacterized membrane protein At1g16860 isoform X2, translated to MNDLSNTTLREHNSHSCKPIPRLAVCILLLLGISLIGDVKLLSFGVFVLFLILTLLLLLKDSLLRLLGETENVDPRLRATFISIYLNLVSCGSVSLESSYERAARCTYVSTLLYEYGGFGVKPMNANSSCLQWNLKYCERFSTDFYITDRKSGIRAMVKAGSGCKVVPLIVESKLVTTRQCRTLSSHLRKWLQERNLSAEARLLRLEEGYVQEGSFVTVIGVLRRNNDISMIVQPQELFSTGCLWQKLLLPVDVDGLILGFPDTAGPNMNPGYTQHLEQ